Genomic segment of Candidatus Methylomirabilota bacterium:
AGTCTGGCTCTCGAGGATGGATGTCATCTTCTTCTCATCCCTCTCCCCCATCGGGGGAGAGGGGAGGGTGAGGGGGCGGGCTAGAGAGGAAGGGCGAGGAGGGTGTCGATGCGGCTGCTGTCGCAGACCACGATGCGCTCGCGGAAGCGCAGGGCCCCGGCTTCCTCGACGATGGCGTCGAGATAGCGGCCGGTGGCGAAGAGATCCATGCGGCCATCGCGCATGATGCGCACGACGAGAAAAGGTGTCTCGGCCCGCACCACCCCGTCCGTCTCGCCGAGGAGCGCGGGCAGCCCGACCAGGTGGCGATAGCTCTGGCGCTCGTAGATGTTGGCCTCGCGGAGCGCGGCCACGCGGTCCTGCAGCATGCCCTTGGAGTCGGCGTACATGAGGCCGCCGGGATATCCCTGGCGCTGGTTGTCGGTCGAGGTGATCGAGTACAGGCACTGCTCGGCGAAGAACTCGGGCCAGTCCTCGAGGCGATCGTCGTCGATGGCGCGGGCGTAGTCGGCGTTGAGCTGCGCGACGAGGGGCTGGAGGCTGACGAGAAGGGGATCGGTCTCCGCCACCTCAGACCCCCATGTAGCGGCGATAGGCCTTCCAGAAGCCGCGCACCGAGGCCTCGGTGGCCCGGGTGTCCTGCGATTCGGCGCTCTCGCCGCCCATGTTGACCACGGAGAGCTCGTCGGCCGCCGTGGCGGCGCCGCGCTGCACGAAGCCGCCCACACAGCCGTCCTCCATCGAGACATAGCCCGCGGGCCCCACGAGATTGAGCTGCTTGAGCCGCCGGCGGTGCATCTCGGGGGTATCGTCCGTGAAGCCGAAGTACGTCCAGTGCAGCTCCATGCTCTCCGGTCCCTTGGGCAGGATCTGGCGCACGGCCAGGCAGTTCTCGATCTGCTGCAGGACGAAGTTCGGGAACACGGTCAGGATCTGCAGCTTGATCCCGTCGCCGTACTCGTCGACGCAGTCGAGGAGGCTCGGATCGGCCAGACGGTAGTTCTGGTGCTCCGAGCGAATGCCTTGCTCCCGATAGGCCGTGCTCACACGGTCATCGGCCCGATCGATCGTGTAGCTGGCATGGTGCCCGCCGTCGGGGCTGACGATGACGCCGCCGCCCTGGGTCAGACGCGTGATGCGGAAGGTGCCGAAGAAGGCGTGGAGCAGGCTCGCGTGATAGGTATCCTTGACGTTTTCGAAGTAGAGCTTCCAGTTGTTGGGCAGCACCTGGACGAAGC
This window contains:
- a CDS encoding aromatic-ring-hydroxylating dioxygenase subunit beta, producing the protein MAETDPLLVSLQPLVAQLNADYARAIDDDRLEDWPEFFAEQCLYSITSTDNQRQGYPGGLMYADSKGMLQDRVAALREANIYERQSYRHLVGLPALLGETDGVVRAETPFLVVRIMRDGRMDLFATGRYLDAIVEEAGALRFRERIVVCDSSRIDTLLALPL
- a CDS encoding aromatic ring-hydroxylating dioxygenase subunit alpha, producing MSTTESQHTWPGDTLTRVPYWVYQDEANYRAELRRIFEGPVWSYVCLESDVERPGEFRTTFVGEMPVIVVRAEDGSICAFENRCAHRGALIALDDRGKARSFQCIYHAWTYDLRGNLTGIAFEKGSHGRGGMPASFCKEEHGPRKLRTTTLHGLVFASLSPQAPPIAEYLGQEILGRIERVLHRPVRVLGRFVQVLPNNWKLYFENVKDTYHASLLHAFFGTFRITRLTQGGGVIVSPDGGHHASYTIDRADDRVSTAYREQGIRSEHQNYRLADPSLLDCVDEYGDGIKLQILTVFPNFVLQQIENCLAVRQILPKGPESMELHWTYFGFTDDTPEMHRRRLKQLNLVGPAGYVSMEDGCVGGFVQRGAATAADELSVVNMGGESAESQDTRATEASVRGFWKAYRRYMGV